A region of Plantactinospora sp. BC1 DNA encodes the following proteins:
- a CDS encoding Gfo/Idh/MocA family protein, with amino-acid sequence MTFRIGIVGAGFLTRRALLPAIAAADDLRLVAVLDSDEAALRAVAAEVPGVWSGTDVRDFLRTPLDGVHVATPNRRHAEYACRALARGVPTLVEKPLADTVAGGQWILRAAMASGAPAMIGYMSRYNAYNRAVVELVRSGRLGAPRSIAACHLGHRQRDWRNRRAESGLGCLGDLAIYPLLTAADVFDAAPTACRATGYPAGDREQTEIFVEATVWFGDERRLQVESSFTEPPETGVSRYTVVCERGLLVVRNSWAMDSGGSVLVCDERGRRWLRPEPVDPYLAQYRAFAASAAGQPVPVEVGVARGLRDLRVLHALERSVANGGVRLALTGGQNP; translated from the coding sequence ATGACGTTCCGGATCGGCATCGTCGGCGCCGGGTTCCTGACCCGCCGGGCGCTGCTGCCGGCGATCGCCGCCGCCGACGACCTGCGCCTGGTCGCCGTACTCGACTCCGACGAGGCGGCGCTGCGGGCGGTCGCTGCCGAGGTACCGGGCGTCTGGTCCGGGACGGACGTGCGGGACTTCCTGCGTACGCCGCTGGACGGGGTGCACGTGGCGACGCCCAACCGGCGGCACGCCGAGTACGCCTGCCGGGCGCTGGCCCGGGGCGTACCGACCCTGGTGGAGAAGCCGCTCGCCGACACCGTCGCCGGTGGACAGTGGATTCTGCGCGCCGCGATGGCCTCCGGCGCGCCCGCGATGATCGGCTACATGTCCCGGTACAACGCCTACAACCGGGCGGTGGTCGAGCTGGTCCGCTCCGGACGGCTCGGCGCACCCCGGTCGATCGCCGCCTGCCACCTCGGGCACCGGCAGCGGGACTGGCGTAACCGGCGGGCCGAGAGTGGCCTCGGCTGCCTCGGCGACCTGGCGATCTATCCGTTGCTGACCGCGGCCGACGTCTTCGACGCCGCGCCGACCGCCTGCCGGGCCACCGGCTATCCCGCCGGTGACCGGGAGCAGACCGAGATCTTCGTCGAGGCGACGGTGTGGTTCGGCGACGAGCGGCGGCTCCAGGTCGAGTCGTCCTTCACCGAGCCACCGGAGACCGGCGTCTCGCGCTACACCGTCGTCTGCGAGCGGGGCCTGCTGGTGGTCCGGAACTCGTGGGCGATGGACTCCGGCGGCTCGGTGCTGGTCTGCGACGAACGGGGACGGCGCTGGCTGCGTCCGGAACCGGTGGATCCGTACCTCGCCCAGTACCGGGCGTTCGCGGCCAGCGCGGCCGGACAGCCGGTACCGGTCGAGGTGGGCGTCGCCCGTGGACTGCGGGACCTGCGGGTGTTGCACGCACTGGAACGAAGCGTCGCCAACGGCGGAGTGCGGTTGGCGTTGACCGGAGGGCAGAACCCATGA
- a CDS encoding ROK family protein translates to MTGGTGQDGQTRMTGQERQPGGTAGTGRDGAPDAAGTAGTGPDGWPGAAAERGVVVDVGGTWTRLALAERGRLVGEVVRFATPTRRDRPEIPLAVVRDDLLDRIAAEADRLHRAAEPTGRRDVGVAFGAVVTAEGVVRDASVLWQARSAGYDVRAALRARLPWARVTVLNDVAAAAWHYRRLGRFALLTVSTGVAVKVFDDRLPGTAKLLADPTGLGGEIGHVPVEPSRLDAVPGGPAGAARLGRAAAAGDRAAREELATLDLPWCDCGAVADLCAYSSGPAVLRAAARRARQEPTDFAGSVLHRLVGGDPDRIDGRALADAARTGDAFVTDLVRAATRHLAVALLQVCAQLGLCRVVVVGGFAHGVGAPWFAALRGWLAQLCVDAGWFAGWTAAERDGLLHVPDDAESATLTGMAGYLAARRAEIRELVKPVGESRLLLTTGARPRCGREQLLLMPRYAGLCGTDLEILRGERGLEPGVLGHECVAEVVEVGTAVSGPRPGDLVTLNPNHPTDDYLKLGHNLPGVFRDLLVSDLGALAQGQLVEVPAGCGPEWVLLEPLAAVLRAHRALAADWAGRDVLVVGAGVLGLLHLAVARARGARTVIVAGRSDRRLHAAVHRGLPAPDAVLPLGPGLATGVRSATAGRGAELAVLAVAGDGGPAAAELSWPALADGAGLHLFGGFRTGRLLRVGDGAALDPGPVRAGERRIVPNPAGGRCTVVGTRGGRAEDFAAARELLTGGGTAAVLDLAPLVSHLVSLPALPGVATELLDHGTVGGGPPLRVVVDFRLDGTVVSPVPARRGTP, encoded by the coding sequence GTGACCGGAGGCACCGGGCAGGACGGGCAGACGCGGATGACGGGGCAGGAACGGCAGCCGGGCGGAACGGCGGGCACCGGCCGGGACGGCGCACCGGATGCCGCCGGCACGGCGGGGACGGGCCCGGACGGGTGGCCCGGGGCGGCGGCGGAGCGGGGCGTGGTGGTCGACGTCGGCGGCACCTGGACCCGGTTGGCGCTGGCCGAGCGGGGACGGCTGGTCGGCGAGGTGGTCCGGTTCGCCACCCCGACCCGGCGCGACCGGCCGGAGATCCCGCTGGCCGTCGTCCGGGACGACCTGCTGGACCGGATCGCCGCCGAGGCCGACCGGCTGCACCGGGCCGCCGAGCCCACCGGCCGGCGCGACGTCGGGGTCGCCTTCGGCGCGGTGGTCACCGCCGAGGGGGTGGTCCGGGACGCCAGCGTGCTCTGGCAGGCGCGGTCGGCCGGCTACGACGTACGGGCCGCGCTGCGGGCCCGACTGCCGTGGGCCCGGGTCACCGTACTCAACGACGTCGCCGCGGCGGCCTGGCACTACCGGCGGCTCGGCCGGTTCGCCCTGCTCACCGTCAGCACCGGCGTGGCGGTCAAGGTCTTCGACGACCGGCTGCCCGGCACCGCCAAGCTGCTCGCCGACCCGACCGGGCTGGGCGGGGAGATCGGGCACGTGCCGGTGGAACCGAGCCGGCTCGACGCGGTACCCGGTGGACCGGCCGGTGCCGCCCGGCTCGGCCGGGCCGCCGCCGCCGGAGACCGGGCCGCCCGCGAGGAACTGGCCACACTGGACCTGCCGTGGTGCGACTGCGGTGCGGTGGCGGACCTCTGCGCGTACAGCTCCGGGCCGGCGGTGCTGCGGGCGGCGGCCCGGCGCGCCCGGCAGGAGCCGACCGACTTCGCCGGTTCGGTACTGCACCGGCTGGTCGGCGGCGACCCGGACCGGATCGACGGCCGGGCGCTCGCCGACGCCGCCCGGACCGGCGACGCGTTCGTCACCGACCTGGTGCGTGCGGCGACCCGGCACCTCGCGGTGGCGCTGTTGCAGGTCTGCGCCCAGCTCGGGCTCTGCCGCGTGGTGGTGGTCGGCGGCTTCGCGCACGGCGTCGGCGCACCCTGGTTCGCCGCCCTGCGCGGATGGCTGGCGCAGCTCTGCGTCGACGCCGGCTGGTTCGCCGGCTGGACGGCCGCCGAGCGGGACGGGCTGCTGCACGTCCCCGACGACGCCGAGTCGGCCACCCTGACCGGGATGGCCGGCTACCTCGCCGCGCGGCGGGCCGAGATCCGCGAGCTGGTCAAGCCCGTCGGCGAGTCGCGGCTGCTCCTGACCACCGGCGCCCGGCCGCGCTGTGGCCGCGAGCAACTGCTGCTCATGCCGAGGTACGCCGGCCTCTGCGGCACCGACCTGGAGATCCTGCGCGGCGAACGGGGCCTGGAACCGGGGGTGCTCGGGCACGAGTGCGTGGCCGAGGTGGTCGAGGTGGGTACGGCGGTCTCCGGCCCGCGCCCCGGCGACCTGGTGACGCTCAACCCCAACCACCCGACCGACGACTACCTCAAGCTCGGGCACAACCTGCCCGGGGTGTTCCGGGACCTGCTCGTCAGCGACCTGGGCGCGCTGGCACAGGGGCAGCTCGTCGAGGTGCCGGCGGGCTGTGGCCCGGAGTGGGTGCTGCTGGAGCCGCTGGCGGCGGTACTGCGGGCACACCGGGCCCTCGCCGCGGACTGGGCCGGCCGGGACGTCCTCGTCGTCGGTGCCGGCGTACTCGGCCTGCTGCACCTCGCCGTCGCCCGCGCCCGTGGCGCCCGTACCGTGATCGTCGCCGGCCGGAGCGACCGCAGGCTGCACGCCGCCGTCCACCGTGGACTGCCGGCCCCGGACGCGGTGCTGCCGCTCGGGCCGGGACTCGCCACCGGGGTACGGTCGGCCACCGCCGGCCGGGGCGCCGAGCTGGCGGTGCTGGCGGTGGCCGGTGACGGCGGGCCGGCGGCGGCCGAACTCAGCTGGCCGGCGCTGGCCGACGGGGCCGGCCTGCACCTGTTCGGCGGCTTCCGGACCGGCCGGCTGCTTCGGGTCGGCGACGGCGCGGCACTGGACCCGGGACCGGTGCGGGCCGGTGAGCGTCGGATCGTGCCCAACCCGGCCGGTGGCCGGTGCACCGTGGTCGGCACCCGGGGCGGGCGCGCCGAGGACTTCGCCGCCGCCCGCGAGCTGCTCACCGGGGGCGGCACCGCGGCCGTGCTCGACCTGGCGCCGCTGGTCAGCCACCTCGTCTCGCTGCCCGCGCTGCCGGGCGTGGCGACCGAACTCCTCGACCACGGCACGGTCGGCGGCGGCCCGCCGCTGCGGGTCGTGGTCGACTTCCGGCTCGACGGCACGGTGGTCTCCCCGGTGCCGGCCCGACGGGGTACGCCGTGA
- a CDS encoding sugar phosphate isomerase/epimerase, whose protein sequence is MKLVLHSYTFRRYPLRHVFAVAARHGWDGIELVHFHFDPSRVESEVAAAAALGRRYGVGVHCVGYTGDFVGDDRSARAASLALAERTIAAAAAAGIEMVNGWSGTLERDPDDWRVNGSALAEQVHYERAAEGYRRLGDHAARHGVRVGVEVYPGSVHDTVAGTAKLLAMVDHPAVVATADPGNAYVVSAADRNPDVLDQLAGRLGYFHLKNLHPDGGRADFNVDTADGVLDNYAWITKADSLGVPAICVEYCGDGDPHPPIARAGDYVRDCLALRDDLARRHAAAEAEAVGELASGAAALAGAAGSGR, encoded by the coding sequence ATGAAGCTCGTCCTGCACAGCTACACCTTCCGCCGGTACCCCCTGCGGCACGTCTTCGCGGTCGCCGCGCGGCACGGCTGGGACGGCATCGAGCTGGTCCACTTCCACTTCGACCCGTCCCGGGTCGAGAGCGAGGTCGCGGCGGCGGCGGCGCTCGGCCGGCGGTACGGGGTGGGCGTGCACTGCGTCGGCTACACCGGGGACTTCGTCGGCGACGACCGGTCGGCCCGGGCAGCCTCGCTGGCCCTGGCCGAGCGGACCATCGCCGCCGCCGCGGCCGCCGGGATCGAGATGGTCAACGGCTGGTCCGGGACCCTGGAACGGGATCCGGACGACTGGCGGGTCAACGGCAGCGCCCTGGCCGAGCAGGTGCACTATGAGCGGGCCGCCGAGGGCTACCGCCGGCTCGGCGACCACGCGGCCCGGCACGGCGTACGGGTGGGGGTGGAGGTGTATCCCGGCTCGGTACACGACACGGTGGCCGGCACCGCGAAGCTGCTGGCGATGGTGGACCATCCGGCCGTGGTCGCCACCGCCGATCCCGGCAACGCCTACGTGGTCAGCGCGGCCGACCGGAATCCCGACGTGCTCGACCAGCTCGCCGGCCGGCTCGGCTACTTCCACCTGAAGAACCTGCACCCGGACGGCGGACGGGCCGACTTCAACGTGGACACCGCCGACGGGGTATTGGACAACTACGCCTGGATCACCAAGGCGGACTCGCTCGGCGTACCGGCGATCTGTGTCGAGTACTGCGGCGACGGTGACCCGCACCCGCCGATCGCCCGGGCCGGCGACTACGTACGCGACTGTCTGGCGCTCCGCGACGACCTCGCCCGCCGGC